From a single Alloactinosynnema sp. L-07 genomic region:
- a CDS encoding PadR family transcriptional regulator, translating into MDVVRDFKNGALRLRVLQYAASAEVHGAWVTEALTGHGYTVSPGTLYPLLHRLQEAGLLKSRGDVVDGRRVRLYKATKRGKKVLADCRAVLADLVEEVV; encoded by the coding sequence ATGGATGTGGTCCGGGACTTCAAGAACGGCGCGCTGCGGCTGCGCGTGCTCCAGTACGCCGCGTCGGCCGAGGTGCACGGGGCGTGGGTGACCGAGGCCCTGACCGGCCACGGGTACACCGTCTCGCCCGGCACGCTCTATCCCCTGCTGCACCGCCTGCAGGAGGCAGGCCTGCTGAAATCGCGCGGAGACGTGGTCGACGGCAGGCGTGTGCGGCTCTACAAGGCGACCAAGCGCGGCAAGAAGGTCCTCGCCGACTGCCGTGCCGTCCTGGCCGACCTGGTCGAAGAAGTCGTCTGA
- a CDS encoding XdhC/CoxI family protein, with amino-acid sequence MRDVLDEVIRRCSAGESVAIGTVVATFSSAPRAPGASMLVAADGTASGSVSGGCVEGAVYEVGREVLETGKPLLQRYGVSDDDAFAVGLTCGGIIDIYVEKVDLDSFPALLSLAESVHAEVPVAVATVVAHPSLVGARLVIWPDRVEGTIGSDRIDSAVVDDARGLLDVGRTGTLVYGPDGERRGEGLSVFVNSFEPPPRLLVFGAIDFAAAMARLGAYLGYRVTVCDARPVFATTSRFPGAHEVVVDWPHRYLAAEIAAGRVDSRTVVTVLTHDPKFDVPVLEVALRGKLAYVGAMGSRRTHDDRMARLREAGLTESELSTLSSPIGLDLGARTPEETAVSIAAEIIALRWGGKGERLTGMSGRIHGE; translated from the coding sequence GTGCGTGACGTGCTCGACGAGGTGATCCGCCGCTGTTCGGCAGGCGAGTCGGTGGCGATCGGGACGGTCGTGGCGACCTTCTCGTCGGCGCCGCGCGCGCCGGGGGCGTCGATGCTGGTCGCCGCCGACGGAACGGCGTCGGGCAGCGTGTCCGGCGGGTGCGTGGAGGGCGCGGTCTACGAGGTCGGCCGGGAGGTGCTGGAGACCGGCAAGCCGCTGCTGCAGCGCTACGGGGTCAGCGACGACGACGCGTTCGCGGTGGGCCTGACCTGCGGAGGGATCATCGACATCTATGTGGAGAAGGTCGATCTCGATTCCTTCCCCGCGCTGCTGTCGCTGGCCGAATCCGTCCACGCGGAGGTTCCTGTCGCGGTCGCGACAGTCGTGGCCCACCCCTCTCTCGTAGGCGCCCGTCTGGTGATCTGGCCGGACCGCGTCGAGGGAACGATCGGGTCGGACCGCATCGACTCGGCGGTCGTCGACGACGCGCGCGGCCTGCTCGACGTCGGCCGGACCGGGACCCTCGTCTACGGGCCGGACGGCGAGCGCCGCGGCGAGGGGCTGTCGGTGTTCGTCAACTCCTTCGAGCCGCCACCGCGCCTGCTCGTCTTCGGCGCGATCGACTTCGCCGCCGCCATGGCGCGGCTCGGTGCCTATTTGGGCTACCGCGTGACGGTGTGCGACGCGCGGCCGGTGTTCGCCACGACCAGCCGGTTCCCCGGCGCGCACGAGGTGGTGGTCGACTGGCCGCACCGCTATCTGGCCGCCGAGATCGCCGCCGGTCGGGTGGACTCGCGGACCGTGGTGACGGTGCTGACCCACGACCCGAAGTTCGACGTCCCGGTCCTGGAGGTCGCGTTGCGCGGCAAGCTCGCCTACGTCGGCGCCATGGGCTCGCGTCGCACCCACGACGACCGGATGGCCCGCCTGCGCGAGGCCGGGCTGACCGAGAGCGAACTGTCCACACTGTCCTCACCGATCGGCCTCGACCTGGGCGCGCGTACCCCGGAGGAGACCGCGGTGTCGATCGCGGCGGAGATCATCGCCCTGCGCTGGGGCGGCAAGGGCGAGCGGCTCACGGGCATGTCCGGCCGCATCCACGGCGAGTAG
- a CDS encoding Pls/PosA family non-ribosomal peptide synthetase: MTVVDQSTTLLHTPDLLADAAERGLAVFRACPESAPRTLLDVLAATATQHPSADAIDDGTTVLTYRALLTEVDVLRRRLNDAGIGAGDRVGIRVPSGTADLYVSILAVLAAGAAYVPVDFDDPQDRADLVFGEAGVAAILGEQRALSLVGTPIGLLGSPSPDDDAWIIFTSGSTGKPKGVAVSHRSAAAFVDAEADLFLPGEPIGTDDRVLAGLSVAFDASCEEMWLAWRNGACLVAAPRSLVRTGVDLGPWLVEREITVVSTVPTLAALWPAEALDDVRLLIFGGEACPPELAERLAVPGREVWNTYGPTEATVVACAAQLTGEGPVRIGVPLDGWELAVVDASGELLPMGESGELVIGGAGLARYLDPAKDAEKFAPLPALAWSRAYRSGDMVKAEPEGLLFLGRADEQIKLGGRRIELGEVDAALQALPEVAGAAAAVRTTKAGNQLLVGYVVAGAGFDQAEAVERLRTALPAALVPLIAEVDTLPTRTSGKVDRNALPWPLPALDTTDVDLAALSDTEAWLAGLWTDLLGIGVSTPDANFFTHGGGSLSAAQLVSKVREVYPTISVYDVYQNATLGALAKLIDAAKASVQVDRDIVPTPRKAQVIQTLATVPMLSVVAARWVVVLAALNNLIQLPWAPTVSWWLVFAGWLVFLSPWGRMAIAATTARVLLKGVKPGTYPRGGGVHLRLWAAERMVELSGATNLAGAPWMTHYARALGAKIGKDVDLHSLPPVTGMLKLGKGAAIEPEVDLSGHWLDGDVLHVGRIRVGAGATVGSRSTLFPGARIGKRADVAPGSGVRGSVPTGQHWAGSPAGRTGKATHHWPNRRPPRRKRWIATYAVTSFALGLVPVFAAVPALLVMAAFVAGTPTLGAALGQALLAVPLVTLTWMAAYALLVLVSVRALSIGLRPGHHAVHSRVAWQAWATERLMDLARGGLYPLYASLVTPVWLRALGMKVGRGVEASTVLALPKMTTVDDGAFLADDTMIASYELGGGWMRIAEARIGKRAFLGNSGMTAPGRKVPKGGLVGVLSSTPKKAKAGSSYLGMPPMRLPRTVESGDESTTFAPPKRLMVARGLVELCRVLPVMASVALAVLVTAGFQAIGLGWSLLFGGALLLGAGIVACAVAALAKWTLVGRFTAIERPLWSSFVWRNELADAFVEMLAVPWFAAPAHGTPLMSTWMRSLGAKIGRGAWIETYWLPEYDLVTIGDGATVNRGCVLQTHLFHDRIMSMASVTVADGGTLGPHGIVLPGASIGARATVGPASLVMRGESVPDGSRWLGNPIAVWPAGR, encoded by the coding sequence ATGACGGTTGTCGACCAGTCGACCACTCTGCTCCACACTCCCGACCTCCTGGCTGACGCCGCAGAACGCGGGCTCGCCGTGTTCCGCGCCTGCCCGGAGAGCGCGCCCCGCACCCTCCTCGACGTGCTGGCCGCCACCGCCACGCAGCACCCCTCCGCCGACGCCATCGATGACGGCACCACCGTCCTGACCTACCGCGCGCTCCTCACCGAGGTCGACGTGCTCCGCCGTCGACTCAACGACGCGGGCATCGGCGCGGGCGACCGGGTCGGCATCCGGGTCCCGTCGGGCACCGCCGACCTCTATGTCTCGATCCTGGCCGTCCTGGCCGCGGGCGCGGCGTACGTTCCGGTCGACTTCGACGACCCGCAGGACCGCGCCGACCTGGTGTTCGGCGAGGCGGGCGTGGCCGCGATCCTGGGCGAGCAGCGCGCGCTGAGCCTGGTCGGCACGCCGATCGGCCTGCTCGGCAGCCCGTCGCCCGACGACGACGCGTGGATCATCTTCACCTCCGGCTCGACCGGCAAGCCCAAGGGCGTGGCGGTCAGCCACCGCTCGGCCGCCGCCTTCGTCGACGCCGAGGCCGACCTGTTCCTGCCCGGCGAGCCGATCGGCACCGACGACCGCGTGCTGGCGGGCCTGTCGGTGGCGTTCGACGCCTCCTGCGAGGAGATGTGGCTGGCCTGGCGCAACGGCGCCTGTCTGGTCGCTGCCCCGCGATCGCTCGTGCGCACCGGCGTCGACCTGGGTCCGTGGCTGGTCGAACGCGAGATCACCGTCGTCTCCACCGTCCCGACGCTGGCCGCGCTGTGGCCCGCCGAGGCGCTCGACGATGTCCGCCTGCTGATCTTCGGCGGCGAGGCGTGCCCGCCGGAGCTGGCCGAACGGCTGGCCGTGCCCGGCCGCGAGGTGTGGAACACCTACGGCCCGACCGAGGCCACCGTGGTCGCGTGCGCCGCCCAGCTCACCGGCGAGGGTCCGGTGCGCATCGGCGTGCCGCTCGACGGCTGGGAGCTGGCCGTGGTCGACGCCTCCGGCGAGCTGCTGCCGATGGGTGAGTCCGGCGAGCTGGTCATCGGCGGCGCCGGCTTGGCCCGCTACCTCGACCCGGCCAAGGACGCCGAGAAGTTCGCGCCGCTGCCCGCGCTGGCCTGGTCCCGCGCCTACCGCAGCGGCGACATGGTCAAGGCCGAGCCCGAGGGCCTGCTGTTCCTGGGCCGCGCCGACGAGCAGATCAAGCTCGGCGGCAGGCGCATCGAGCTGGGCGAGGTCGACGCCGCGCTGCAGGCGCTGCCGGAGGTCGCGGGCGCCGCGGCCGCCGTGCGCACGACGAAGGCGGGCAACCAGCTGCTCGTCGGCTACGTCGTCGCGGGCGCCGGGTTCGACCAGGCCGAGGCCGTCGAGCGGCTGCGCACCGCGCTGCCCGCCGCGCTGGTCCCGCTGATCGCCGAGGTCGACACGCTGCCGACGCGCACGTCCGGCAAGGTCGACCGCAACGCGCTGCCGTGGCCGCTGCCCGCGCTGGACACCACCGACGTCGACCTGGCCGCGCTCAGCGACACCGAGGCGTGGCTGGCCGGACTGTGGACCGACCTGCTGGGCATCGGCGTCAGCACCCCCGACGCGAACTTCTTCACCCACGGCGGCGGCAGCCTTTCCGCTGCTCAGCTGGTGTCGAAGGTGCGCGAGGTCTACCCGACGATCTCCGTCTACGACGTCTACCAGAACGCCACGCTGGGCGCGCTCGCGAAGCTGATCGACGCGGCCAAGGCGAGCGTCCAGGTGGACCGCGACATAGTTCCGACGCCGCGCAAGGCGCAGGTCATCCAGACTCTGGCGACCGTCCCGATGCTGTCGGTCGTGGCCGCGCGCTGGGTCGTGGTCCTGGCGGCACTGAACAACCTGATCCAGCTGCCGTGGGCGCCGACGGTGTCGTGGTGGCTGGTGTTCGCGGGCTGGCTGGTGTTCCTCAGCCCGTGGGGCCGCATGGCTATCGCGGCCACGACAGCGCGCGTGCTGCTCAAGGGCGTCAAGCCCGGCACGTACCCGCGCGGCGGCGGCGTGCACCTGCGGTTGTGGGCCGCCGAGCGGATGGTCGAGCTGTCCGGCGCGACCAACCTCGCGGGCGCGCCCTGGATGACCCACTACGCCCGCGCGCTGGGCGCCAAGATCGGCAAGGACGTCGACCTGCACTCGCTGCCGCCGGTCACCGGCATGCTCAAGCTGGGCAAGGGCGCCGCGATCGAGCCCGAGGTCGACCTGTCCGGGCACTGGCTCGACGGCGACGTGCTGCATGTCGGCCGGATCCGGGTCGGCGCGGGCGCCACGGTCGGCTCCCGCAGCACGCTGTTCCCCGGCGCGCGGATCGGCAAGCGCGCCGACGTCGCCCCCGGCTCCGGCGTGCGCGGTTCGGTGCCGACCGGCCAGCACTGGGCGGGCTCGCCCGCAGGCCGCACCGGCAAGGCCACCCACCACTGGCCCAACCGCCGCCCCCCGCGCCGCAAGCGCTGGATCGCCACCTACGCGGTGACGTCGTTCGCGCTCGGCCTGGTCCCGGTGTTCGCCGCGGTCCCGGCGCTGCTGGTCATGGCCGCCTTCGTCGCGGGCACGCCGACGCTGGGCGCGGCCCTCGGGCAGGCGTTGCTCGCCGTCCCGCTGGTCACGCTGACCTGGATGGCGGCGTACGCGCTACTGGTCCTGGTGTCGGTCCGCGCGCTGAGCATCGGCCTGCGCCCCGGCCACCACGCGGTGCACAGCCGCGTCGCGTGGCAGGCGTGGGCGACCGAGCGGCTGATGGACCTGGCGCGTGGCGGGCTCTACCCGCTCTACGCGAGCCTGGTGACCCCGGTCTGGCTGCGGGCCCTTGGCATGAAGGTCGGCCGCGGCGTCGAGGCGTCGACCGTGCTGGCCCTGCCGAAGATGACCACTGTGGACGACGGCGCGTTCCTGGCCGATGACACCATGATCGCCTCCTATGAGCTGGGCGGCGGCTGGATGCGCATCGCCGAGGCGCGCATCGGCAAGCGGGCGTTCCTTGGCAACTCGGGCATGACCGCGCCGGGCCGCAAGGTGCCCAAGGGTGGCCTGGTCGGCGTGCTGTCCTCGACGCCGAAGAAGGCCAAGGCAGGCTCGTCGTACCTGGGCATGCCGCCGATGCGGCTGCCCCGCACGGTCGAGTCGGGCGACGAGAGCACGACGTTCGCCCCGCCGAAGCGGCTGATGGTCGCGCGCGGGCTCGTCGAGCTCTGCCGGGTACTCCCGGTGATGGCGTCGGTGGCACTCGCGGTGCTGGTCACGGCCGGTTTCCAGGCGATCGGCCTTGGCTGGTCGCTGCTGTTCGGCGGCGCGCTGCTGCTGGGCGCGGGAATCGTGGCGTGCGCCGTCGCGGCGCTGGCGAAGTGGACGCTGGTCGGCCGCTTCACCGCGATCGAGCGTCCGCTGTGGAGCTCGTTCGTGTGGCGCAACGAGCTGGCCGACGCGTTCGTGGAGATGCTGGCGGTGCCGTGGTTCGCCGCGCCCGCGCACGGCACGCCGCTGATGTCGACCTGGATGCGGAGCCTGGGCGCGAAGATCGGCAGGGGCGCGTGGATCGAGACGTACTGGCTGCCGGAGTACGACCTGGTGACCATCGGCGACGGGGCGACGGTCAACCGGGGCTGCGTGCTGCAGACCCACCTGTTCCACGACCGGATCATGAGCATGGCCTCGGTGACCGTGGCTGACGGCGGCACGCTCGGCCCGCACGGCATCGTGCTGCCCGGCGCGTCGATCGGCGCGCGCGCCACGGTCGGACCGGCGTCGCTCGTCATGCGCGGCGAGTCCGTGCCCGATGGTTCTCGGTGGCTGGGCAACCCGATCGCGGTGTGGCCCGCGGGCCGCTGA
- a CDS encoding VWA domain-containing protein, whose amino-acid sequence MDPLPGLVGFATALREAGVACGPAQVRAYLDAVAVLDAADVGQLYWAGRLTLCAEPDELPRYDDAFHAWFAGEAPGVPKRTRKPAVKRGFLRATGDLGAGADVAVRDVERTASDTEVLRHRDISGLTADERAHLRDLIALLRPDPPLRPALRWRPDRRGPIDEHRTLRILRAAGGEPVRLARKRRRSRPRRIVLLIDVSGSMSPYADALLRFAHAMARRCPVEVFTLGTRLTRLTRQLRQRDPEFALAAAARAVPDFAGGTRLGETMRAFLDRWGQRGVARQAVVVVFSDGWERGDPALLGEQMARLGRLAHRVLWVNPHAGSPEYQPVQSGIAAALPYLHQLLAGHSLATLDRLLREVRRA is encoded by the coding sequence GTGGACCCACTGCCAGGGCTTGTCGGCTTCGCCACCGCGTTGCGCGAAGCCGGGGTGGCGTGCGGTCCCGCGCAGGTCAGGGCCTATCTGGACGCCGTCGCCGTGCTCGACGCCGCCGACGTCGGCCAGCTCTACTGGGCGGGCAGGCTGACGCTGTGCGCCGAGCCGGATGAGCTGCCGCGCTACGACGACGCCTTCCACGCGTGGTTCGCGGGCGAGGCACCGGGGGTGCCGAAGCGGACCCGCAAACCCGCGGTCAAACGCGGCTTTCTTCGGGCCACCGGCGATCTTGGGGCGGGCGCCGACGTGGCCGTCCGCGACGTCGAGCGAACGGCCAGCGACACCGAGGTGCTCCGCCACCGCGACATCTCCGGCCTGACCGCCGACGAGCGCGCCCACCTGCGCGACCTCATCGCCCTGCTGCGTCCCGACCCGCCGCTGCGACCGGCCCTGCGCTGGCGGCCCGACCGGCGCGGCCCGATCGACGAGCATCGCACGCTGCGAATCCTGCGCGCGGCCGGTGGTGAACCGGTCCGTCTCGCCCGCAAGCGCAGGCGCAGCCGCCCGCGCCGGATCGTGCTGCTCATCGACGTGTCCGGCTCGATGTCGCCCTACGCCGACGCGCTGCTCCGCTTCGCCCACGCGATGGCCCGTCGCTGCCCGGTCGAGGTGTTCACCCTCGGCACCCGGCTGACCCGCCTGACCAGGCAACTGCGCCAGCGCGACCCCGAGTTCGCGCTCGCGGCCGCCGCCCGCGCGGTGCCAGACTTCGCTGGCGGCACCCGGCTGGGCGAGACGATGCGCGCCTTCCTCGACCGGTGGGGCCAGCGCGGCGTCGCGCGGCAGGCCGTGGTCGTGGTCTTCTCCGACGGCTGGGAGCGCGGCGACCCGGCCCTGCTCGGCGAGCAGATGGCCCGGCTCGGGCGGCTGGCGCACCGGGTGCTGTGGGTCAACCCGCACGCGGGCAGCCCGGAGTATCAGCCGGTGCAGTCCGGGATCGCCGCGGCCCTTCCCTATCTTCATCAGTTGCTGGCCGGGCACAGCCTGGCCACACTCGACCGACTGCTGCGGGAGGTACGCCGTGCGTGA
- a CDS encoding xanthine dehydrogenase family protein molybdopterin-binding subunit, with amino-acid sequence MTATVEPEVGKARIRKEDARLITGRTRWTDNLTLPGLLHMAFLRSPSAHARIASIDTTAAKARPGVIAVFTGADLAAEQGSLPCAWPITADQKAPSAPSLAVDTVNFAGEAVAVVIARSKAEAHDALELIDVDYDDLPLVLDLESAIADGADLVHPDLETNTSAVWVFDSAAAGTGSDVADAIAGAEVLIERTYRQQRLIPAFMEPRSVMVDPTGEQYTMWSATQIPHILRLMLALTTNTPEHKVRVIAPDVGGGFGGKLQVTPEEVVCLLAAKRLGKPVKWTESRSESLLSAHHGRDQLQKLTLAANRDGTVTGLKVELLADMGAYLRLVTPGVPILGAFMFNAIYKIPAYHFACTNVFTNKTPTDAYRGAGRPEATFGIERLMDELAAELDMDPLEVREKNWIKHEEFPFTTVAGLTYDSGNYEAATARAKELFDYDGLRAEQRERRERGDLVQLGIGISTFTEMCGLAPSRVLGALSYGAGGWEHAAIRMLPSGKVEVVTGSSAHGQGHETAWSQIVADQLGVPFDSIEVLHGDTQIAPRGMDTYGSRSLTVGAMAVLKAGEKVIAKARRIAAHMMECAEDDLEFAGGQFTVKGTDKSTGIADIALAVFAAHDLPDGVEPSLDSEATYDPDNFSFPHGTHLCATEVDTETGMVKIRKYVCVDDVGKVVNPMIVDGQVHGGLAQGLAQALYEEAIHDESGTLTTGSFVDYLVPSAADLPTFITDRTETPSTTNALGVKGVGEAGTIASTPAVVNAIIDAVRHLGVADIPMPCTPMRVWSAIQAGGAR; translated from the coding sequence ATGACCGCGACCGTCGAACCCGAGGTCGGCAAGGCCCGGATCCGCAAGGAGGACGCCCGGCTGATCACCGGCCGCACCCGCTGGACCGACAACCTGACCCTGCCCGGCCTGCTGCACATGGCGTTCCTGCGCAGCCCGTCCGCCCACGCCCGGATCGCCTCGATCGACACCACCGCGGCCAAGGCCCGGCCCGGCGTGATCGCGGTGTTCACCGGCGCGGACCTGGCCGCCGAGCAGGGCAGCCTGCCGTGCGCGTGGCCGATCACCGCCGACCAGAAGGCCCCGTCCGCGCCCTCGCTGGCGGTCGACACGGTCAACTTCGCCGGTGAGGCCGTCGCCGTGGTCATCGCCCGCAGCAAGGCCGAGGCGCACGACGCCCTGGAACTGATCGACGTCGACTACGACGACCTGCCGCTGGTGCTGGACCTGGAATCGGCCATCGCCGACGGCGCCGACCTGGTCCACCCCGACCTGGAGACGAACACATCCGCTGTGTGGGTCTTCGACTCGGCCGCGGCGGGCACCGGGTCCGACGTGGCCGACGCCATCGCGGGCGCCGAGGTGCTGATCGAGCGGACCTACCGCCAGCAGCGGCTCATCCCCGCGTTCATGGAGCCGCGCTCGGTCATGGTCGACCCAACCGGCGAGCAGTACACGATGTGGTCGGCCACCCAGATCCCGCACATCCTGCGGCTGATGCTCGCGCTGACGACCAACACCCCGGAACACAAGGTGCGGGTCATCGCGCCGGACGTCGGCGGCGGGTTCGGCGGCAAGCTCCAGGTCACCCCGGAGGAGGTCGTCTGCCTGCTGGCGGCGAAGCGGCTGGGCAAGCCGGTCAAGTGGACCGAGTCCCGGTCGGAGTCGCTGCTTTCGGCCCACCACGGCCGCGACCAGCTGCAAAAGCTCACGCTGGCCGCCAACCGCGACGGCACGGTCACCGGCCTCAAGGTCGAACTGCTCGCCGACATGGGCGCCTACCTGCGCCTGGTCACCCCGGGCGTGCCGATCCTGGGCGCGTTCATGTTCAACGCGATCTACAAAATCCCGGCCTACCACTTCGCCTGCACCAACGTCTTCACCAACAAGACCCCGACCGACGCCTACCGCGGCGCGGGCAGGCCGGAGGCCACGTTCGGCATCGAACGGCTGATGGACGAACTGGCCGCCGAACTCGACATGGACCCGCTGGAGGTCCGCGAGAAGAACTGGATCAAGCACGAGGAGTTCCCGTTCACCACGGTCGCCGGGCTGACCTACGACTCCGGCAACTACGAGGCCGCCACCGCCCGCGCGAAGGAACTGTTCGACTACGACGGCCTGCGCGCCGAACAACGCGAACGGCGCGAACGCGGCGACCTGGTCCAACTCGGCATCGGCATCTCCACGTTCACCGAGATGTGCGGCCTGGCCCCGTCCCGCGTGCTGGGCGCCCTGTCCTACGGCGCGGGCGGTTGGGAACACGCGGCGATCCGGATGCTGCCCAGCGGCAAGGTCGAGGTCGTCACCGGCTCGTCGGCGCACGGCCAGGGCCACGAGACGGCGTGGAGCCAGATCGTTGCCGACCAGCTCGGCGTCCCGTTCGACAGCATCGAGGTGCTCCACGGCGACACCCAGATCGCGCCAAGGGGCATGGACACCTACGGTTCGCGCTCCCTGACCGTCGGCGCGATGGCCGTGCTCAAGGCGGGCGAGAAGGTCATCGCCAAGGCCAGGCGCATCGCCGCGCACATGATGGAGTGCGCCGAGGACGACCTGGAGTTCGCGGGCGGCCAGTTCACCGTCAAGGGCACCGACAAGTCGACCGGCATCGCCGACATCGCCCTGGCCGTGTTCGCCGCCCACGACCTGCCCGACGGCGTCGAGCCGTCCCTCGACTCCGAGGCCACCTACGACCCGGACAACTTCTCCTTCCCGCACGGCACCCACCTGTGCGCCACGGAGGTCGACACCGAGACCGGCATGGTGAAGATCCGCAAGTACGTGTGCGTTGACGACGTCGGCAAGGTGGTCAACCCGATGATCGTCGACGGCCAGGTCCACGGCGGGCTGGCCCAAGGACTCGCGCAGGCTCTGTACGAGGAGGCGATCCACGATGAGAGCGGCACGCTGACCACGGGCAGCTTCGTCGACTACCTCGTCCCGTCGGCGGCCGACCTTCCGACCTTCATCACCGACCGCACCGAAACGCCGTCGACGACGAACGCGTTGGGCGTCAAGGGCGTCGGCGAGGCAGGCACGATCGCCTCAACCCCGGCGGTGGTCAACGCCATCATCGATGCCGTGCGCCACCTGGGCGTCGCCGACATCCCGATGCCGTGCACCCCCATGCGCGTGTGGTCGGCGATCCAGGCCGGAGGTGCCCGATGA
- a CDS encoding M1 family metallopeptidase: MSAKADPARAGQPGAVTSHDAYLPQHGNGGYRVTHYDLDLDYKVGPGRLDGRARLTVVPTHALSRFSLDFATLRVTRLLVNGKAVRYVQRGSKLHITPAKPLPSLAPVTVEVRYVGSPVPVPTVWGELGWDYLDDGVLVASQPVGAPSWFPCNDHPSDKATYRISVTVATPYQVIANGVLESRRPSASTTTWVYRLSQPTSAYLISVQIGRYVLTGSASDTVPVHAAVPARLMVPFRYDFGRQPKMITTFSKMFGRYPFDRYGVVVVDAVLDAPVEAQALSIFGSNHVDGKRGSENLVAHELAHQWFGNSLTVAEWRHIWLNEGFATYAEWLWSEQSGGDSADVHARRAWREVVVQPQDLRLADPGMQRIFDDRVYLRGAMTLHALRSRLGEGAFFALLTEWTSTYAHSTVTTDAFTTMAQRHTPWPLTELFARWLFDATLPPLQR; this comes from the coding sequence ATGAGCGCCAAGGCTGATCCGGCACGCGCCGGCCAGCCCGGTGCCGTCACGTCGCACGACGCCTACCTGCCCCAACACGGCAACGGGGGCTACCGGGTCACCCACTACGACCTGGACCTGGACTACAAGGTCGGGCCTGGCCGGTTGGACGGCCGAGCCCGCCTCACGGTGGTGCCGACGCACGCGCTGAGCCGGTTCAGCCTCGACTTCGCCACGTTGCGGGTCACCCGGCTGCTGGTCAACGGCAAGGCCGTGCGCTACGTCCAGCGCGGGTCGAAGCTGCACATCACACCAGCCAAGCCCCTGCCTTCGCTGGCGCCGGTCACGGTCGAGGTGCGCTACGTCGGCTCGCCGGTCCCGGTGCCGACGGTGTGGGGCGAGTTGGGCTGGGACTACCTCGACGACGGGGTCCTGGTGGCCAGCCAGCCGGTCGGGGCGCCGTCGTGGTTCCCGTGCAACGACCACCCCAGCGACAAGGCGACGTACCGGATCTCGGTCACCGTCGCCACGCCGTACCAGGTGATCGCCAACGGCGTACTGGAGTCCCGCCGCCCCTCGGCGTCCACGACGACCTGGGTGTACCGGCTGTCCCAACCGACGTCGGCGTATCTCATCAGTGTCCAAATCGGACGGTATGTGCTGACCGGGTCCGCGTCGGACACGGTGCCCGTGCACGCCGCGGTGCCCGCCCGCCTGATGGTGCCCTTCCGCTACGACTTCGGCCGCCAGCCGAAGATGATCACGACTTTCTCGAAGATGTTCGGCCGCTACCCCTTCGACCGCTACGGCGTGGTCGTGGTGGACGCCGTCCTGGACGCCCCGGTCGAGGCGCAGGCCCTGTCGATCTTCGGGTCGAACCACGTCGACGGCAAGCGCGGCTCGGAGAACCTGGTGGCGCACGAGTTGGCCCACCAGTGGTTCGGGAACTCGCTGACCGTCGCCGAGTGGCGCCACATCTGGCTCAACGAGGGCTTCGCCACCTACGCCGAGTGGCTGTGGTCCGAACAGTCCGGCGGCGACTCGGCCGACGTCCACGCCCGCCGGGCCTGGCGGGAAGTCGTTGTCCAGCCCCAAGATCTGCGTCTGGCCGACCCCGGCATGCAGCGGATCTTCGACGACCGCGTTTACCTGCGCGGCGCGATGACCCTGCACGCGCTGCGATCGCGGCTGGGTGAGGGCGCGTTCTTCGCCCTGCTGACGGAATGGACGTCGACCTACGCGCATTCCACCGTGACGACGGACGCGTTCACGACGATGGCCCAGCGGCACACGCCATGGCCGCTGACCGAGCTGTTCGCGCGGTGGTTGTTCGACGCGACTTTGCCGCCGCTGCAACGATAA
- a CDS encoding (2Fe-2S)-binding protein, translating to MRITVNVDGTSYADDVEPRQLLVHYLRDTLGKVGTVVGCDTSNCGSCTVHLDGHSVKSCSVLAVQADGCEVTTIEGLARDGKLHPVQQAFQDNHALQCGFCTPGMIMQSIDLLANNPDPDEDAVRHGLEGNLCRCTGYQNIVKAVRDAAHHMRPGAGPEVERVTEAQSSRTPSQVTGGE from the coding sequence ATGCGCATCACCGTCAACGTCGACGGCACGAGCTATGCCGACGACGTCGAGCCCCGGCAGTTACTGGTGCACTATCTGCGCGACACCCTGGGCAAGGTCGGCACGGTTGTCGGCTGCGACACCAGCAACTGCGGTTCCTGCACCGTCCACCTCGACGGCCACAGCGTGAAGTCGTGCTCGGTCCTCGCGGTGCAGGCCGACGGCTGTGAGGTCACCACGATCGAGGGACTCGCCCGCGACGGCAAGCTGCACCCGGTCCAGCAGGCCTTCCAGGACAACCACGCGCTGCAATGCGGCTTCTGCACGCCGGGAATGATCATGCAGTCGATCGACCTGCTGGCCAACAACCCGGATCCGGACGAGGACGCGGTCCGCCACGGCCTCGAAGGCAACCTCTGCCGCTGCACCGGCTACCAGAACATCGTCAAGGCCGTGCGCGACGCCGCCCACCACATGCGGCCCGGCGCGGGACCCGAGGTCGAGCGGGTCACTGAGGCGCAGAGTTCCCGCACGCCGAGCCAGGTCACCGGAGGCGAGTGA